In a genomic window of Staphylococcus taiwanensis:
- a CDS encoding TetR/AcrR family transcriptional regulator yields MPTANQKRMIKHIHETVFVLLHDYHFDEITVQKICEVAEINRSTFYRYFQDKYDLLYTLPDFITHQIMVDGSKSADITTPESFQDFIYYIGNNKKIFKHLLVSSRQVDVFRSLTSVSRDMMLNNSKRQDGPLAKKIRESKHPEIVADFYSSGVIEVLRRWVENDYNYTVEEVFETLNNVLETSIYCYKE; encoded by the coding sequence ATGCCGACTGCAAATCAAAAACGAATGATTAAACATATTCATGAAACTGTGTTTGTACTCTTACACGACTATCATTTTGATGAAATAACTGTACAAAAAATTTGTGAAGTAGCAGAAATTAACCGTAGTACGTTCTATAGATACTTTCAAGATAAGTATGATTTACTCTATACATTACCGGACTTTATTACGCATCAAATCATGGTCGACGGAAGTAAATCAGCGGATATCACGACCCCTGAATCATTTCAAGATTTCATATATTATATCGGTAATAATAAAAAGATATTCAAGCATTTATTAGTATCATCACGACAAGTTGATGTCTTTAGAAGTTTAACAAGTGTAAGTCGCGATATGATGCTTAATAATTCCAAACGTCAAGATGGTCCATTAGCTAAGAAGATTAGAGAAAGTAAACATCCTGAAATTGTGGCGGATTTTTATAGTAGTGGCGTGATTGAAGTGTTAAGACGCTGGGTTGAAAATGACTATAATTATACTGTTGAAGAAGTCTTTGAAACGTTAAATAATGTTCTTGAAACATCAATATATTGTTATAAAGAATAA
- a CDS encoding ABC transporter substrate-binding protein translates to MFRRRSSKFLGLLATLALVVVLSACGNGGSGSGSSDDKNTSLGSKDIEIPYIASDNSTPRSLVIAEVLKKAGYDVTTSPVPSSGPLYATVSESTDSFHASGIFPDTDKSYYNKFKSNLSLYDDKHLVDDVKVGLAVPKYEQDIDSISDLKKSDFGKSVDWTIQGTDARNGVMKETKDELDGDDLNKYSLKESSDQDQFKTIQKAFKQQQPIVFTAMEPNWFSKELDIKMLKDPDNIYGNNNQHIDLVFNKGFKEAHPAAYTIATRMADDWSQKDEETMAKKIFVDKKNPEQVAKDYVDDHDNKVDEWLEGIDTK, encoded by the coding sequence ATGTTTAGACGACGTAGTTCGAAATTTCTAGGACTACTTGCCACACTTGCCTTAGTCGTTGTACTAAGCGCATGTGGTAATGGTGGCAGTGGTAGTGGTTCATCTGATGATAAAAATACGTCACTAGGTAGTAAAGATATCGAAATTCCTTATATTGCGAGTGATAACTCTACACCACGTTCACTAGTAATCGCAGAAGTATTGAAGAAAGCCGGATATGATGTGACAACTTCACCTGTACCTTCAAGCGGTCCGTTATATGCGACTGTTTCAGAAAGTACCGATTCATTCCATGCATCTGGTATCTTCCCAGATACTGATAAAAGTTACTATAATAAATTCAAAAGCAACTTATCATTATATGACGACAAACACTTAGTAGATGATGTAAAAGTTGGCTTAGCAGTACCTAAATATGAACAAGATATTGACTCAATCAGCGACCTTAAAAAAAGCGACTTTGGTAAATCTGTAGATTGGACCATTCAAGGTACTGATGCTAGAAACGGTGTTATGAAAGAAACTAAAGATGAACTTGATGGCGATGATTTAAATAAATATAGCTTGAAAGAAAGTTCTGACCAAGATCAATTCAAAACAATTCAAAAAGCATTTAAACAACAACAACCAATTGTGTTTACTGCGATGGAACCAAATTGGTTCTCTAAAGAGTTAGATATTAAAATGTTGAAAGATCCTGACAATATTTACGGTAACAATAATCAACATATTGATTTAGTATTTAACAAAGGATTCAAAGAAGCTCATCCAGCTGCATATACTATTGCTACACGTATGGCTGATGACTGGAGTCAAAAAGACGAAGAAACAATGGCTAAAAAAATCTTTGTTGATAAGAAAAATCCAGAACAAGTAGCTAAAGATTATGTTGACGATCATGACAACAAAGTAGATGAATGGTTAGAAGGTATTGATACGAAATAA
- a CDS encoding MMPL family transporter codes for MAKLLYKLGKFIAKNKWLSVIGWLVILGVIITPLVMNSPKFDSDITMNGLKSLDTNDKISKEFHQDSEKASMKIVFHSNRHDGLKNDDTKKDIEDALDNIKQKDDYIQNVSSPYDSGQVNEDGDTAIANISYVVPQTGLKDSSKKIIDKELQDVKDNHNVQIEKTQGGAMGGEPGGTSEIVGIVVAFVILLITFGSLIAAGMPIISAIIGLGSSVGIIGLLTYVFDIPNFTLTLAVMIGLAVGIDYSLFILFRYKELKKKGLDTVEAIATAVGTAGSAVIFAGLTVMMAVCGLSLVGIDFLAVMGFASAISVLFAVLAALTLLPALISIFHKSIKIKEKPTKSKDPKNHPWAKFIVGKPVIAVIVSLIILILAAIPVSGMRLGIPDDSLKPTNSSAHKAYNLISNNFGEGYNGQIVMLVNTKDGGSKKTIEHDLNNMRSDLKDIDNVDTVSKARLNDNNHYALFTIIPEKGPNSKSTENLVYDLRDYHKDAQDKYNYSTEVSGQSVINIDMSEKLNNAIPVFAGVIVVLAFLLLMVVFRSILVPLKAVLGFILSLMATLGFTTLIVQDGFLNGLFGISNTGPLLAFLPVITIGLLFGLAIDYELFLMTRVHEEYSKTRDNDHSIRVGIKESGPVIVAAALIMFSVFIAFVFQGDSSIKSMGIALAFGVLFDAFVVRMTLIPALTKLFGNASWYLPKWLGAVIPNVDVEGKALEDTDNNQAASSEKGHEDARYQDYGRPDNHNASYQDDRRSYNNDDNNRNHHYDNNYYNAGYVDNKYSNDNYRDNSQRPHYNNEDYNHSVRLDSDQAQPNNRYDDRRDYDRRETRQREEDARYQQRRDNYYRYDDMPQRAYENEQHHGRPSYGQPMTQRDDVDYESLYTQNGNRYSHEGRNHEQHHQDYQYRYNDQHHNGYAHQDYNDGRQHHHEEHHDSSFDETTNLYKDLTENNIDQDVLFKALMLYARENNKGVYDRYNQQSNTNRHDDERRD; via the coding sequence TTGGCAAAGCTATTATACAAACTTGGAAAGTTCATAGCTAAGAACAAATGGCTTAGCGTTATTGGATGGCTTGTTATTCTAGGCGTCATCATTACACCATTAGTGATGAATTCACCTAAGTTTGACAGTGACATCACAATGAACGGTTTAAAATCACTAGACACAAACGACAAAATTAGTAAAGAATTCCATCAGGATAGTGAAAAAGCCTCGATGAAAATCGTCTTCCATTCAAATAGACATGATGGATTAAAAAATGACGATACTAAAAAAGATATTGAAGATGCATTAGATAACATCAAACAAAAAGATGATTACATCCAAAATGTTTCAAGTCCTTACGATAGTGGACAAGTAAATGAAGATGGCGATACAGCAATCGCTAATATTAGTTATGTTGTCCCACAAACAGGATTGAAAGATTCGTCTAAAAAAATCATTGATAAAGAATTACAAGATGTAAAAGATAACCACAATGTACAAATCGAAAAAACACAAGGTGGCGCTATGGGCGGTGAACCTGGTGGCACTTCAGAAATTGTTGGTATCGTAGTAGCATTCGTTATTCTACTGATCACATTCGGTTCACTTATTGCTGCTGGTATGCCAATTATCAGTGCGATTATCGGCTTAGGTTCAAGTGTCGGAATCATTGGTTTATTAACATACGTCTTTGATATTCCAAACTTCACACTGACATTAGCTGTAATGATTGGTTTAGCTGTCGGAATCGACTACTCACTCTTTATTCTATTTAGATATAAAGAACTTAAGAAAAAAGGTCTTGATACGGTAGAAGCTATCGCAACAGCAGTAGGAACTGCTGGTAGTGCCGTTATATTTGCTGGTCTTACAGTTATGATGGCCGTATGTGGTCTATCACTTGTAGGTATCGACTTCTTAGCAGTTATGGGATTTGCCTCAGCTATCAGTGTGTTATTCGCAGTATTAGCAGCATTAACACTGTTACCAGCATTGATTAGCATTTTCCATAAAAGCATTAAAATTAAAGAAAAACCAACAAAAAGTAAAGATCCTAAAAATCATCCATGGGCTAAATTCATCGTTGGTAAACCTGTGATTGCGGTAATCGTAAGTTTAATCATTTTAATTCTTGCTGCAATTCCTGTAAGTGGCATGCGCTTAGGTATTCCAGATGATAGTTTAAAACCAACTAATTCATCTGCACATAAAGCTTACAATTTAATTTCAAATAACTTTGGTGAAGGCTATAATGGCCAAATTGTCATGTTAGTTAACACTAAAGACGGCGGTAGTAAAAAAACAATCGAACATGATTTAAACAATATGCGTAGCGACTTAAAAGACATTGATAATGTCGATACAGTGTCTAAAGCACGCCTTAATGACAATAATCACTATGCATTATTTACAATCATTCCTGAAAAAGGACCTAACTCTAAATCAACTGAAAACTTAGTATATGATCTACGCGATTACCATAAAGACGCTCAAGATAAATACAATTACAGCACAGAAGTTTCTGGACAAAGCGTAATCAATATTGATATGTCAGAAAAACTTAATAATGCAATTCCAGTATTCGCTGGCGTTATCGTAGTATTAGCATTCCTATTATTAATGGTAGTATTCCGTTCAATCTTAGTACCATTAAAAGCCGTACTTGGCTTCATCCTATCATTAATGGCAACATTAGGATTTACAACACTTATCGTTCAAGACGGATTCCTAAATGGTTTATTCGGTATCAGTAATACTGGTCCATTACTCGCATTCCTACCAGTTATCACAATAGGATTACTATTCGGTCTAGCCATCGACTACGAACTATTCCTAATGACACGTGTTCATGAAGAATATAGTAAAACACGAGATAATGATCACTCAATCCGTGTAGGTATTAAAGAAAGTGGTCCAGTTATCGTAGCAGCAGCACTTATCATGTTTAGTGTATTCATTGCCTTCGTATTCCAAGGCGATAGCTCAATTAAATCAATGGGTATTGCACTTGCATTCGGTGTCCTATTTGATGCCTTCGTAGTACGTATGACACTAATCCCTGCCCTTACTAAACTATTTGGTAATGCATCATGGTACCTTCCTAAATGGTTAGGCGCAGTGATACCAAACGTTGACGTTGAAGGTAAAGCTTTAGAAGATACTGATAATAATCAAGCCGCTTCTTCTGAAAAAGGTCATGAAGATGCACGCTATCAAGATTACGGTAGACCAGACAATCACAACGCTAGCTACCAAGATGATAGACGTAGCTACAATAATGATGACAACAACAGAAACCATCATTATGACAATAACTACTACAATGCCGGATACGTAGACAACAAATATTCTAACGATAACTATCGTGATAACAGTCAGCGTCCTCATTACAATAATGAAGATTACAACCATTCTGTACGATTAGATAGCGATCAAGCACAACCAAACAATCGCTACGACGACCGTCGTGACTACGACCGTCGTGAAACGCGTCAACGCGAAGAAGACGCAAGATATCAACAACGTCGCGATAATTATTACCGTTATGATGATATGCCGCAACGTGCTTATGAAAACGAACAACATCATGGTCGCCCATCTTATGGCCAACCTATGACACAACGTGACGATGTTGATTACGAATCACTCTATACTCAAAATGGTAATAGATACAGCCATGAAGGTAGAAATCATGAACAACATCATCAAGATTATCAATATAGATACAATGACCAACACCATAACGGCTATGCACACCAAGATTACAACGATGGCAGACAACATCATCATGAAGAACATCATGATTCAAGCTTTGATGAAACAACAAACTTATATAAAGATTTAACAGAAAATAATATTGACCAAGATGTATTATTTAAAGCATTAATGTTATACGCTCGTGAAAACAATAAAGGTGTTTACGATAGATATAACCAACAGTCTAATACAAATCGTCATGACGACGAACGTAGAGATTAA
- a CDS encoding LysR family transcriptional regulator gives MNTKQMLIFKHFVEAQNENIVADKLGITQPTVTFHLKNLNKELGVPLYFKKGKHFNLTEAGELLYLNSNKMLNLIEETTDMLEDFKQSKRGTLRIGATHAPIYSILPTAFKNYMNEHPNIDINLTVDTAPIIIEKVKNRKIDIGIISEKGFNESELHVKRLQKNPLVLAMDKRHPLAQQETITMEDIAKYRFIIHNSGSTRDSIDEWCNKNFINLNAHMESNSINSILTIIKDSNYLSLVSSNTLYHHPSITSKTLPNPPTTAYVSLLYREDRHPTSVTQNFIDLL, from the coding sequence ATGAATACTAAGCAAATGTTAATCTTTAAACACTTTGTTGAAGCGCAAAATGAAAATATCGTGGCTGACAAACTTGGTATTACACAGCCTACTGTTACATTTCATTTAAAAAACTTAAACAAAGAATTAGGCGTTCCATTATATTTCAAAAAGGGTAAACATTTCAATTTAACTGAAGCAGGTGAATTGTTATACCTCAATTCTAATAAAATGTTGAATCTTATAGAAGAAACAACAGATATGTTAGAGGACTTTAAACAATCAAAGCGAGGGACACTACGTATTGGGGCAACACATGCACCAATCTATAGTATCTTGCCTACCGCCTTCAAAAATTATATGAATGAACATCCTAATATTGATATAAATCTGACAGTAGATACTGCACCTATCATTATTGAAAAAGTTAAAAACAGAAAAATAGATATTGGTATTATTTCTGAAAAAGGTTTTAACGAAAGCGAGCTACACGTGAAACGATTACAAAAGAATCCGTTAGTACTCGCAATGGATAAACGCCACCCGCTTGCACAACAAGAAACCATTACAATGGAAGATATTGCTAAGTATCGTTTCATTATTCACAATAGTGGATCCACACGAGACAGCATCGATGAGTGGTGTAATAAAAACTTTATCAATTTAAATGCTCATATGGAATCGAATAGCATTAATAGTATCCTTACTATTATTAAGGACTCCAATTATTTAAGTCTAGTTAGTTCAAATACGTTATACCATCATCCTAGTATTACTAGTAAAACGTTGCCAAATCCCCCAACAACTGCTTATGTATCATTATTATATCGTGAAGATCGCCATCCCACATCTGTAACTCAAAATTTCATTGACTTATTATAA
- a CDS encoding serine/threonine protein phosphatase: MKERILVISDIHGHRKALVTLLKAAKYNARRDQLILMGDYVNNGPDSFGTLKLVKRLKRKGALALAGNHEMRWLERNDKKVKRWHSFLRSLSTIEVIDDYIFVHAGIDSDKPLNKQIKEYTTGHYNHTLNRNIPKHKYLIHGHVPNYRFGLKNDALYKKKNLLDIDTGAGHGKYLSLIDITNRYQYSVKVTDIKNVSTKRIKL; encoded by the coding sequence ATGAAGGAAAGAATACTTGTGATTTCTGATATACATGGACATCGGAAAGCACTCGTTACTCTTTTAAAAGCAGCGAAATATAATGCGAGAAGAGACCAACTCATATTAATGGGTGATTATGTTAATAATGGGCCGGACTCATTTGGTACGCTCAAATTAGTTAAAAGGTTAAAGCGTAAAGGTGCATTGGCATTGGCTGGTAATCATGAAATGCGTTGGTTAGAGCGTAATGATAAAAAGGTCAAACGATGGCACTCTTTTTTAAGAAGCCTATCTACAATTGAGGTTATAGATGATTATATATTTGTGCATGCTGGGATAGACAGTGACAAACCATTAAATAAACAAATTAAAGAGTATACGACAGGACATTATAATCATACTTTAAATCGTAATATCCCTAAACATAAATATTTAATTCACGGGCATGTGCCAAATTATCGATTTGGTTTAAAAAATGATGCGTTATATAAAAAGAAAAATCTATTAGATATTGATACTGGAGCAGGGCATGGTAAATATTTGTCGCTTATAGATATCACAAATAGGTATCAGTATTCTGTAAAAGTTACTGATATTAAAAACGTGAGTACTAAACGTATAAAATTATAA
- a CDS encoding YfcC family protein, with amino-acid sequence MTHTNEIPNSTSKGNKKRFQLKMPGAFTILFILTVVAVLATWMIPAGAYSKLSYDSGAHEFKIVDAHNKSKTVPGTQEQLDKLGVKIDVKQFKSGAINKPISIPGTYERLDQKPAGPDQITSSMVNGTIEAVDVMVFILVLGGLIGVVQTSGSFESGLLALTKKTKGHEFLLVFMVSILMILGGTLCGIEEEAVAFYPVLVPIFIAMGYDSIICVGSIFLASSIGSTFSTVNPFSVVIASNAAGTTFVDGLYWRIAGLVIAAIFTVGYLYWYAKRIKKDPKASFTYEDKAKFEKQWSVIKDDSDESIFTLRKKLILILFILPFPIMVWGVMTQGWWFPVMASMFLAFTIVIMLIVALGKKGIGEKAVVDAFVNGASSLVGVSLIIGLARGINMIMNDGLISDTILNFSSSLVKGVSGPIFIVILLIIFFFLGFIIPSSSGLAVLSMPIFAPLADTVGIPRFVIVTAYQFGQYAMLFLAPTGLIMATLQMLDMKYSHWLKFVWPIVVFVFIFGGGMLITQVLIYS; translated from the coding sequence ATGACACACACTAACGAAATTCCAAACAGTACGAGCAAAGGCAATAAAAAACGATTTCAACTTAAGATGCCCGGTGCATTTACAATTCTATTCATTTTAACTGTTGTTGCCGTACTAGCGACATGGATGATTCCAGCTGGTGCATATTCTAAATTATCTTATGATTCAGGCGCTCACGAATTTAAAATTGTCGATGCACATAATAAATCTAAAACTGTTCCAGGAACGCAAGAACAATTAGATAAATTAGGCGTAAAAATAGATGTAAAGCAATTTAAATCAGGTGCGATTAATAAACCAATTTCTATACCAGGAACGTATGAACGTCTAGATCAAAAACCTGCAGGCCCAGATCAAATTACTTCAAGCATGGTCAATGGTACGATTGAAGCGGTTGATGTCATGGTATTTATCTTAGTATTAGGTGGATTGATTGGAGTCGTTCAAACCAGTGGTTCATTTGAATCAGGACTTCTAGCATTAACTAAAAAGACTAAAGGACATGAATTTTTACTAGTATTTATGGTATCAATATTGATGATTCTAGGAGGAACATTATGCGGTATTGAAGAAGAAGCCGTTGCATTTTATCCTGTCCTTGTTCCAATCTTTATTGCGATGGGATATGATTCAATCATTTGTGTAGGTTCTATATTCCTTGCAAGTTCAATCGGTAGTACATTCTCAACTGTCAATCCGTTCTCAGTAGTAATTGCGTCAAACGCAGCTGGCACAACCTTCGTTGATGGTTTATATTGGAGAATCGCAGGTTTAGTTATTGCCGCTATCTTCACAGTAGGTTACTTATATTGGTATGCAAAACGTATTAAAAAAGATCCTAAAGCATCATTTACGTATGAAGATAAAGCTAAATTTGAAAAACAATGGTCAGTTATTAAAGATGATAGTGATGAAAGCATCTTTACACTACGTAAAAAATTAATTTTAATTTTATTTATCTTACCATTCCCAATCATGGTTTGGGGCGTTATGACTCAAGGCTGGTGGTTCCCAGTCATGGCATCAATGTTCTTAGCATTTACTATCGTTATTATGTTAATTGTAGCGTTAGGTAAAAAAGGTATTGGTGAAAAAGCCGTGGTCGATGCCTTTGTAAATGGAGCATCAAGTTTAGTAGGTGTATCATTAATTATCGGTTTAGCACGTGGTATTAACATGATTATGAATGACGGTTTAATTTCAGATACAATTTTAAACTTCTCATCATCACTTGTTAAAGGTGTAAGCGGTCCAATCTTCATAGTAATATTATTGATAATCTTCTTCTTCCTTGGATTTATCATACCATCATCTTCAGGATTAGCCGTACTATCAATGCCTATATTTGCACCGCTAGCTGATACAGTAGGTATTCCAAGATTCGTAATCGTAACAGCTTATCAATTCGGACAATATGCAATGTTATTCTTAGCACCAACAGGATTGATTATGGCAACCCTTCAAATGTTAGATATGAAATACTCACACTGGTTGAAATTCGTTTGGCCAATCGTCGTCTTCGTATTCATATTTGGTGGAGGCATGTTAATCACTCAAGTGTTAATCTATTCTTAA
- a CDS encoding PTS transporter subunit EIIC, with amino-acid sequence MNKVFVKAQQFGKSFMLPIAILPAVGLLLGIGGALSNPNTVKAYPFLDITLLQNIFTLMSSAGNIVFQNLPVIFAIGVAIGLARSDKGTAGLAALIGFLIMNATMNGMLQITDDLAKTTELAQKGQSMVLGIQTIETGVFGGIVTGILTAYLHNKFNKIELPAYLGFFSGSRFVPIITAVSSIFLGVIMFFIWPTVQSWIFNAGGLVEKTGVIGTFFFGFILRLLGPFGLHHIFYLPFWQTGLGGSLEVNGHMVRGTQNIFLAQLGDPNVTHYFSGISRYMSGRFITMMFGLCGAALAIYHTAKPEHKKVVGGLMLSAALTSFLTGITEPLEFSFLFVAPVLYLIHAFLDGLAFMMADIFNITVGQTFSGGFIDYILFGVLQGNSKTNYLWVIPIGIVWFCLYYFIFRFLIVKFNFKTPGREDKEKIESVEATERADTIIKGLGGATNIEEVDCCATRLRVTLKDGSLLNKDTLMTTDAKGVIIRGNGAQIVYGPHVTTIKNEVEEVLEQKS; translated from the coding sequence ATGAATAAAGTATTTGTAAAAGCACAACAATTTGGGAAATCATTTATGTTACCAATTGCAATTTTACCTGCCGTAGGGCTTTTACTTGGTATTGGTGGAGCATTAAGTAATCCTAATACTGTAAAAGCATATCCATTTTTAGACATAACATTACTACAAAATATTTTTACGCTTATGTCTTCAGCTGGTAATATTGTATTTCAGAATTTGCCAGTAATATTTGCTATTGGTGTAGCTATAGGTCTAGCACGTAGTGACAAAGGGACAGCAGGTTTAGCGGCGCTAATTGGTTTTTTAATTATGAATGCAACTATGAACGGAATGCTACAAATTACAGATGATTTAGCTAAAACAACAGAATTAGCTCAAAAAGGGCAAAGTATGGTATTAGGTATCCAAACAATTGAAACAGGCGTGTTTGGTGGTATCGTAACTGGTATTCTAACAGCTTATTTACATAATAAGTTTAATAAAATTGAATTGCCTGCTTATTTAGGTTTCTTCAGTGGTTCTCGTTTTGTTCCCATTATTACTGCAGTTAGTTCAATATTTTTGGGAGTCATCATGTTTTTCATCTGGCCGACGGTACAAAGTTGGATTTTTAATGCTGGAGGATTGGTTGAAAAAACAGGTGTTATTGGGACATTTTTCTTTGGATTTATTTTAAGATTATTAGGACCTTTTGGATTGCATCATATCTTTTATTTACCCTTCTGGCAAACAGGTCTTGGTGGTTCATTAGAAGTAAATGGACATATGGTACGAGGTACACAAAATATCTTTTTAGCTCAATTAGGTGACCCAAACGTAACACATTACTTCTCTGGTATTTCAAGATATATGTCAGGACGTTTTATCACAATGATGTTTGGATTATGTGGTGCAGCATTAGCTATTTATCATACTGCCAAGCCAGAACACAAAAAAGTTGTGGGCGGATTAATGTTATCAGCAGCTTTGACTTCCTTCTTAACTGGTATAACTGAGCCATTGGAATTTTCATTTTTATTTGTCGCACCAGTATTATATTTAATTCATGCTTTTTTAGATGGATTGGCATTTATGATGGCAGATATTTTTAATATTACAGTAGGCCAAACATTTAGTGGTGGATTCATAGATTATATATTATTTGGTGTATTACAAGGAAACTCTAAAACGAATTACTTATGGGTAATACCAATCGGAATCGTATGGTTCTGTTTATATTACTTCATTTTTAGATTTTTAATTGTTAAATTCAATTTCAAAACACCTGGACGCGAAGATAAAGAGAAAATTGAAAGTGTTGAAGCTACTGAACGTGCCGACACTATTATTAAAGGTTTAGGTGGTGCTACTAATATTGAGGAAGTTGACTGTTGCGCTACTAGACTTAGAGTGACGCTAAAAGATGGATCATTATTAAATAAAGATACTTTGATGACCACAGATGCCAAAGGTGTCATAATACGTGGCAATGGAGCCCAAATTGTGTATGGACCGCACGTTACAACAATTAAAAACGAAGTTGAAGAAGTACTAGAACAAAAGTCTTAA
- a CDS encoding IS1182 family transposase, whose translation MYKNYNMTQLTLPMETSVLIPTNDISRHVNDIVETIPDNEFDEFRHHRGATSYHPKMMLKVILYAYTQSVFSGRKIEKMLNDSIRMMWLSQNQKPSYKTINRFRVNPKVDALLESLFIQFYSQCIKQNLIDDKAIFIDGTKIEANSNRYTFVWKKSIQNHESKMNEDSKALYHELVTNKIIPEIKEDHDNELTKEEIDLIGSHLDKEIEDLNQHINNEKCTKTRKQIRLKRTKIKKYKKQINDYSERKYRYEFQKSILKDRNSYSKTDHDATFMRMKEDHMKNGQLKPGYNLQIATNSQFVLSYNVYQNPTDTRTMIPFLNSIQETYGHLPEYIVADAGYGSESNYMAIIDDFNRTPLITYGMFIKDKTKKYKSDIFNTQNWDYDEINDEFICPNNKRLGFKRYAYRHDKYGYKRDFKLYECDDCSECPLKNQCMNFNSKTNKKIMKNYNWEYFKSQINKKLSEPKTKNIYSQRKIDVEPVFGFMKAILGFTRMSVRGLNKVKRELGFVLMALNIRKVVAQRAENNQKIYKKDNFYIISIEITFITYLSI comes from the coding sequence TGTATAAAAATTATAACATGACTCAACTTACTCTACCAATGGAAACTTCAGTTCTTATCCCCACAAATGATATTTCACGACATGTAAATGATATTGTTGAAACAATTCCTGACAATGAATTCGACGAATTCAGACATCACCGTGGTGCAACTTCGTACCATCCTAAAATGATGTTAAAAGTGATTCTATATGCCTACACACAATCTGTATTCTCAGGTCGTAAAATAGAAAAAATGCTTAATGATAGCATCCGAATGATGTGGCTATCACAAAATCAAAAACCTTCTTATAAAACAATTAATCGATTTAGAGTAAATCCAAAAGTAGATGCTTTATTAGAATCTTTATTTATTCAATTTTACAGTCAGTGTATAAAACAAAATCTTATAGATGATAAAGCTATTTTTATTGATGGTACAAAAATTGAAGCAAATTCCAATCGATATACATTTGTATGGAAAAAGAGTATTCAAAACCATGAATCAAAGATGAATGAGGATTCTAAAGCCCTCTACCATGAATTGGTAACCAATAAAATCATACCGGAAATCAAAGAAGATCATGATAATGAATTAACAAAAGAAGAAATAGATTTGATTGGTAGTCATTTAGATAAAGAAATCGAAGATTTAAACCAACATATCAACAATGAAAAATGTACTAAAACAAGAAAACAAATACGTCTCAAAAGAACTAAAATCAAAAAATACAAAAAGCAAATCAATGATTATTCTGAGCGAAAGTATCGATACGAATTTCAAAAATCTATTTTAAAGGATAGAAATAGTTATTCTAAGACAGATCATGATGCGACATTTATGAGAATGAAAGAAGATCACATGAAAAATGGACAACTTAAGCCAGGGTATAATTTACAAATAGCGACAAATTCCCAATTTGTTTTATCTTATAATGTGTATCAAAATCCAACGGATACTAGAACGATGATTCCATTTTTAAATTCAATTCAAGAGACCTACGGTCATTTACCTGAATATATTGTAGCTGATGCAGGTTATGGTAGTGAATCAAATTATATGGCAATTATAGATGACTTTAATCGAACGCCACTCATAACATATGGAATGTTTATAAAAGATAAAACTAAAAAATATAAAAGTGACATCTTTAATACTCAAAATTGGGACTATGACGAAATTAATGACGAATTCATTTGTCCGAATAATAAACGGCTAGGTTTTAAAAGATATGCCTATCGTCATGATAAGTATGGTTACAAGCGAGACTTCAAATTATATGAATGTGACGATTGTTCAGAATGTCCTCTGAAAAATCAATGTATGAACTTCAATTCAAAAACAAACAAAAAAATAATGAAGAATTATAACTGGGAATATTTTAAATCCCAAATTAACAAAAAGCTTTCAGAACCAAAAACAAAAAATATCTACAGTCAAAGAAAAATTGATGTGGAACCTGTTTTTGGATTTATGAAGGCTATTTTGGGTTTCACTCGGATGTCTGTCCGAGGACTCAATAAAGTCAAAAGAGAACTTGGTTTTGTATTAATGGCACTTAATATAAGAAAAGTAGTAGCTCAACGAGCTGAAAATAATCAAAAAATTTATAAAAAAGACAATTTCTATATTATTTCAATAGAAATTACCTTTATTACTTATCTAAGTATTTAA